One cyanobiont of Ornithocercus magnificus DNA segment encodes these proteins:
- a CDS encoding tetratricopeptide repeat protein, with protein sequence MIFIQILMLFSLLLHPAQLKNPSGGLQQSFELALEASHLGDWIGALTLWDIVVAEAPDDAAAWSNRGNVRLALGDIEGAIRDQNEAINLDPSAADPHLNRGTAREALQQWSEAAADYGWILERDPDDASALYNLGNVRNSQGEWLQARVLYQRAAEARPGFAMARSSGALANYQLGNLTEAEQELRNLIRRYPMFADARAALSGLLWHQGAMGEAESHWASVMGLDPRYRDAAWLLAVRRWPPRPTDDLSRFLALK encoded by the coding sequence ATGATATTCATCCAGATCTTAATGCTATTTTCACTGCTACTGCATCCTGCACAGCTCAAAAACCCCAGTGGAGGTCTACAACAGTCATTTGAGCTAGCTCTCGAAGCTAGTCATCTTGGAGACTGGATCGGGGCTCTAACTCTATGGGATATCGTGGTTGCTGAGGCGCCAGACGATGCGGCCGCCTGGAGTAACCGAGGCAATGTACGTCTTGCTCTAGGTGATATTGAGGGTGCAATTCGTGATCAGAATGAGGCTATAAACCTGGATCCCTCAGCTGCTGACCCTCACCTCAACCGGGGTACTGCCAGAGAAGCACTACAGCAATGGTCAGAAGCTGCTGCCGACTATGGTTGGATATTAGAGCGAGACCCAGATGATGCTTCAGCTCTCTACAATCTGGGTAATGTGCGCAACTCTCAAGGAGAGTGGTTACAAGCTCGAGTCCTTTACCAACGCGCTGCTGAAGCCAGGCCTGGCTTTGCCATGGCCCGCTCAAGTGGGGCACTGGCGAACTACCAGCTCGGAAATCTTACTGAGGCTGAGCAGGAACTGCGTAACTTAATCCGTCGTTATCCTATGTTTGCTGATGCTAGAGCAGCACTAAGTGGACTTCTTTGGCACCAAGGAGCTATGGGAGAAGCGGAAAGTCACTGGGCATCAGTTATGGGACTGGATCCTCGATATAGAGATGCGGCTTGGCTACTTGCAGTTCGCCGGTGGCCTCCAAGACCGACTGATGATTTGTCACGGTTCCTCGCCTTAAAATAA
- a CDS encoding Holliday junction branch migration DNA helicase RuvB — MVIVSSGKTHGRTRLQLTSGRNQLGGASLAVNTARFNNLSEGSLRPTRLDDYVGQHELKQILKIAVKAALKRGSTLDHVLLHGPPGLGKTTMALVLARELGVHCHVASAPALERPRDIIGLLINLQPRELLFIDEIHRLPRVAEELLYPAMEDWRLDLTVGKNSKTRAKSLRLPAFTLIGATTRAGLLSSPLRDRFGLVQRLDFYEQADLRAIVLRTAQLLSMQLTPDAAAAIAGRCRGTPRAANRLLRWVRDVAIVRGVEGSIVPLQMVDEALAMHQVDERGLDACDRRLLELLLQYHGGRPVGLNTLAASFGEDPSTLEAVIEPFLMQLGFLQRTPRGRVVTTAGQDHLNHCAMQGT; from the coding sequence ATGGTCATTGTATCTTCTGGTAAAACCCATGGCCGCACTCGGCTGCAACTAACAAGTGGTAGGAATCAGCTAGGCGGTGCATCATTAGCTGTGAATACAGCTAGGTTCAATAATCTGAGCGAAGGCAGTTTACGTCCTACTCGTCTTGATGATTACGTTGGTCAGCATGAACTTAAACAAATACTTAAGATTGCCGTTAAGGCTGCCCTGAAACGTGGCAGTACTCTTGATCATGTGCTGCTGCATGGACCACCGGGTCTTGGTAAGACGACTATGGCCCTAGTGCTAGCTAGAGAGCTAGGTGTTCATTGCCACGTCGCTAGTGCTCCAGCCTTAGAGCGACCCCGTGATATTATTGGCTTACTAATTAACTTGCAGCCTCGCGAGCTGCTATTCATTGATGAGATTCATCGCCTACCGCGCGTTGCTGAGGAGCTGCTCTACCCTGCGATGGAAGACTGGCGGTTAGATCTCACTGTTGGCAAGAACAGCAAAACTCGCGCTAAATCACTGCGGTTACCCGCCTTCACGCTAATAGGAGCGACTACGCGGGCAGGTTTGCTTAGCTCACCGCTACGAGACCGATTTGGCTTAGTCCAGAGACTAGACTTCTATGAACAAGCAGACCTGAGAGCAATTGTATTGCGGACAGCACAATTGCTTAGTATGCAGCTTACGCCTGACGCAGCAGCAGCTATTGCTGGTCGCTGCCGCGGCACTCCCAGGGCAGCTAATCGTCTATTGCGCTGGGTAAGAGATGTAGCCATTGTCCGCGGTGTTGAGGGGTCAATTGTGCCACTTCAAATGGTTGATGAAGCCTTGGCAATGCACCAGGTTGATGAGCGTGGCCTCGATGCTTGTGACCGTCGCTTACTCGAGCTTTTACTACAGTATCATGGGGGTAGACCAGTTGGCTTAAACACACTAGCTGCTTCGTTTGGCGAAGATCCGAGCACATTGGAGGCGGTGATTGAGCCTTTTTTGATGCAGCTTGGCTTTCTCCAGCGTACACCTCGTGGAAGAGTAGTTACTACTGCTGGACAAGACCACCTCAACCACTGCGCAATGCAGGGAACTTAG